From the genome of Thermoplasmata archaeon:
AAGTCCGCCGCGTGTTCCGGTACTTTGACGGCACGGTGGGCGAAGTGCGGGCAGCCGCACCGTCCGGGGCGGACGACGTCGTCCGCGCCATCGAGGCCGAGCGCGACCGACGTCTCGCCGAGGCACTCGAGCGCTTCGAGCCGCATGCCGTCGCGTCCTTGTGCAGCGTGCGCGTCGTGTCCGTGCCCTCGGCGCGAGTCACAATCGAAACTCAGGGGCAGCGGTGGCCCGTCGTCGTCGACGCGCTGACCCGTCACGTTCGCGGACTGCCGAGCCCGGTCAGGGAAGCCGGACCCGCTCCACTTCCAGACCGTCCGCCGTCGGATACTCCTCGACCACGAACGAGGGGCGGCCGAGGCTCGGGGCGATCTCCTCGAGAATCCAGGGAGCGATCTCGATTCGCCGCCGCGCGGCGTCGAGACCCATGAGCTTCTTCGGGACGTGGTGGCGCTTCGCGAGTTCTCGCACCAGGGCGTCGAGCCCGTCCCCCTCGATGACGCCTTTGACCAGGGTCCCGTCGTCCGTGATGACGTCCCACGGGCGGGCCACGTTCTCGGCCCGGCGTTTGATCCGCGTCCGGAGCTGCCAGGCGTCCTTGTAGCCGCTCGTGCAATAGTGGACCGTGGTCTTCCAGGGACGCTCGAGCAGCCGGAGGGCGACTTGGTCCGCGCCCTGGACGCCGTACGCGAGCTCGTGCTTGGTCGCGTACCCTCGGACCTTCATCCGCGCGAAGTTCGCGTCGCTGAACTCCATCTCATCCAGGTTGACGAACGCGAGCCCTTCCGATTCCGCCCACTCGATGAGCCGGACGAGGTCCGCCTCCCGCTCCGGGATCAGGGGCACC
Proteins encoded in this window:
- a CDS encoding radical SAM protein produces the protein MSLSERPCGSLIRGQLPVGCAQCTEGAKMVLFVTGLCSFHCFYCPVSDEKMYRDVVFADEKRVESDADVIEEARAIRAKGAGITGGDPLETVDRTAHYIRLLKEEFGPGFHTHLYTMSTDPEKLRTLAEAGLDEIRFHVPPGLWSDPRRMGFQAAVRRSKELGMTVGLEVPLIPEREADLVRLIEWAESEGLAFVNLDEMEFSDANFARMKVRGYATKHELAYGVQGADQVALRLLERPWKTTVHYCTSGYKDAWQLRTRIKRRAENVARPWDVITDDGTLVKGVIEGDGLDALVRELAKRHHVPKKLMGLDAARRRIEIAPWILEEIAPSLGRPSFVVEEYPTADGLEVERVRLP